From Desulfovibrio porci, a single genomic window includes:
- a CDS encoding nickel pincer cofactor-dependent isomerase, group 22, with product MSLRMYRVTQRFDAAAVADPGAEVRRAFTALELPAGLRPGMRVAVCVGSRGIASLPELVAATVASLRGLGLKPFIVPAMGSHGQACAEGQTALLKSLGVSEDSMGVPVAADMAVEELGRTESGARILFSREALKADWIVPVARIKPHTILSAAVQSGLCKMLVIGCGKHAGAQEYHKFDICSQLLPAAHFLLQRLSILAGVAVVENAADRLCEIRLVRPERFIETDTELLLLAASRMARLPLDALDLLIIDKIGKDICGSGADLNITGKWRRDGGPRVPDYQWIAALDLTDASHGNALGMGSIDLISERFRRKIDYKATTINAVTCGQLRSGRTPICLGTDRQLLETVLNLLPDPMQARVARIRTTRDLDCFWASAACLAELRARPGVRVDGEALELRFTDRGDLLPPA from the coding sequence ATGTCTCTCAGGATGTACCGCGTTACACAGCGTTTTGACGCCGCCGCCGTGGCCGACCCCGGCGCGGAAGTGCGGCGGGCTTTTACCGCCCTGGAATTGCCGGCGGGCCTGCGGCCCGGTATGCGGGTCGCCGTCTGCGTGGGATCACGCGGTATCGCCTCCCTGCCTGAATTGGTGGCCGCCACGGTGGCCTCTTTGCGCGGCTTGGGGCTGAAGCCCTTCATTGTGCCGGCCATGGGATCGCACGGACAGGCCTGCGCCGAGGGGCAGACCGCCCTGCTGAAAAGCCTGGGCGTCAGCGAAGACAGCATGGGCGTGCCCGTGGCCGCGGATATGGCGGTGGAGGAACTGGGGCGGACCGAGAGCGGCGCCCGGATTCTCTTTTCACGCGAGGCTCTGAAGGCCGACTGGATCGTGCCTGTGGCCCGGATCAAGCCGCACACCATTCTGTCCGCCGCCGTGCAATCCGGCCTTTGCAAGATGCTGGTCATCGGCTGCGGCAAACACGCGGGCGCGCAGGAATACCATAAGTTCGACATTTGCTCTCAATTACTGCCCGCCGCGCATTTTCTGCTGCAACGGCTGTCCATCCTGGCGGGCGTGGCCGTGGTGGAGAACGCCGCCGACCGGCTCTGCGAAATCCGGCTGGTTCGGCCCGAACGCTTTATCGAAACGGATACGGAACTGCTGCTTCTGGCCGCTTCCAGGATGGCGCGTCTGCCCCTGGATGCGCTGGACCTGCTGATCATCGACAAAATAGGCAAGGATATCTGCGGCTCCGGCGCGGACCTCAACATCACCGGCAAATGGCGGCGGGACGGCGGTCCGCGCGTACCGGACTACCAATGGATCGCGGCCCTTGACCTGACCGACGCCTCGCACGGCAATGCGCTGGGCATGGGCAGCATTGATCTGATCAGCGAGCGCTTCCGGCGCAAGATCGACTACAAGGCCACCACCATCAATGCCGTGACCTGCGGCCAGTTGCGGTCCGGGCGCACCCCCATCTGTCTCGGCACGGACCGGCAATTGCTGGAAACCGTGCTCAATCTGCTGCCCGACCCCATGCAGGCGCGCGTGGCGCGTATCCGCACCACCAGGGATCTGGATTGTTTCTGGGCCAGTGCGGCCTGCCTGGCGGAACTGCGTGCCCGGCCCGGCGTGCGCGTGGACGGAGAGGCTCTGGAATTGCGGTTTACGGACAGGGGCGATTTGCTGCCGCCGGCCTGA
- a CDS encoding DMT family transporter: MNPWILLIAAGLFEIGWPLGFKLAQTAPAWRVAAIALSALSMAASGWLLFLAQKHIPIGTAYAVWTGIGAAGTFLIGVAVFGDALHWGRVLGVLMIVGGVIVLKAVSP, translated from the coding sequence GTGAACCCCTGGATTCTGCTCATCGCCGCCGGACTGTTTGAAATCGGCTGGCCCCTGGGCTTCAAGCTGGCCCAGACCGCGCCCGCCTGGCGCGTGGCCGCCATTGCCCTCTCCGCCCTGAGCATGGCCGCCAGCGGCTGGCTTTTGTTCCTGGCCCAGAAGCATATCCCCATCGGCACGGCCTACGCGGTCTGGACGGGCATCGGCGCCGCGGGCACCTTTCTGATCGGCGTGGCCGTGTTCGGCGACGCCCTGCATTGGGGCCGGGTTCTGGGCGTGCTGATGATCGTGGGCGGGGTCATTGTGCTCAAGGCCGTTTCGCCGTAG
- a CDS encoding tRNA (adenine-N1)-methyltransferase, whose amino-acid sequence MIPYGSLVVYVTPKGKRYIKRLEEGQDWHSNDGTLPAAQVAALDFGAETRTTLDVPIRVQEATLFDRLQGVKRQTQIIYAKDIAYICLRLGAGPSRTIIEAGCGSGGLTVGFSWFCGPTGKVVSHDAREEFVRLARRNLDWAGVGGNVELHHRDVAEGFAVSGADALFLDVRTPWEYLDQAVRAVRPGACMGFLLPTVDQVSKLLLGLERGPFAELEVCEILIRRWKPVADRLRPEDRMTAHTGFLVFCRQQERSEDFESRRPLGTRERKQEAARLARLGLAAPGAPDTADGANGVEADKAGTDGDEA is encoded by the coding sequence ATGATTCCCTACGGTTCTCTCGTCGTCTATGTGACGCCCAAGGGCAAACGCTACATCAAACGGCTGGAGGAAGGCCAGGACTGGCACAGCAACGACGGCACCCTGCCCGCCGCCCAGGTGGCGGCCCTGGATTTCGGCGCGGAAACCCGCACCACGCTGGACGTGCCCATCCGCGTGCAGGAGGCCACGCTCTTCGACCGCCTCCAGGGCGTCAAGCGCCAGACCCAGATCATCTACGCCAAGGACATCGCGTACATCTGCCTGCGCCTCGGGGCCGGGCCGAGCCGCACCATTATCGAGGCGGGCTGCGGCTCCGGCGGCCTGACCGTGGGCTTTTCCTGGTTCTGCGGCCCCACGGGCAAGGTGGTCAGCCACGACGCGCGCGAGGAATTTGTGCGTCTGGCCCGCCGCAACCTGGACTGGGCAGGCGTGGGCGGCAATGTGGAGCTGCACCACCGGGATGTGGCCGAGGGCTTTGCCGTCAGCGGGGCCGACGCGCTCTTTCTGGATGTGCGCACCCCCTGGGAATATCTGGATCAGGCCGTCCGGGCCGTGCGGCCCGGCGCGTGCATGGGCTTTCTGCTGCCCACGGTGGATCAGGTGAGCAAGCTGCTGCTGGGGCTGGAGCGCGGCCCCTTCGCGGAGCTGGAAGTCTGCGAGATATTGATCCGCCGCTGGAAGCCCGTGGCCGACCGGCTGCGGCCCGAGGACAGGATGACCGCGCACACCGGTTTTCTGGTGTTCTGCCGCCAACAGGAGCGCAGCGAGGATTTTGAATCCCGGCGGCCGCTGGGCACGCGCGAACGCAAGCAGGAGGCCGCGCGCCTGGCCCGTCTGGGTCTGGCCGCGCCCGGCGCGCCCGACACGGCGGATGGCGCAAACGGCGTTGAGGCGGATAAAGCGGGAACGGACGGAGACGAGGCGTGA
- a CDS encoding GGDEF domain-containing protein codes for MDISTTTASPDRTRTFRRMSIYRFIALALLPTVLLLALVYWYIDSNLQEIKTAAESTNEVHLPGILKNQRTLINIESLRRYVETVYNASDIGVRRDALINALALATESVFEANSRFVEHAASARSLLHSLDAIKNRSDQARKDLARATDIFTRATARLGGVYAGEDDARKPETLLGYCAKVRSARGAVPRILAQCATLTESRESMEAARQRYEQADMEARELWKRFDDLLRQLSDLASSKEAEMTYEAMEHISLAAGRAHFVFYLSGALVLLILCVFILVLHRHVLFPLTLASRSLRRIRDGGSVEAPPPVRVRELQDMLNILPVLSKHVTDLSARSGLLEREKDRFRSLSLVDGLTGVGNRRHFDACLARSDRSRPLALLMLDVDMFKLYNDTYGHLAGDNALIAVARSMLAELHDSVDQVFRYGGEEFCALLPGASAATATAVAERLRKRIRGLRLRHESSSVAPFLTVSIGVALRGADDPTSAAELVEQADKALYQAKTSGRDRVCLYNGAEPPSSVPSAS; via the coding sequence ATGGACATCAGCACTACAACGGCGTCCCCCGACAGAACCAGGACCTTCCGGCGAATGAGCATCTACCGCTTTATTGCGCTGGCTCTTCTGCCCACCGTTTTGCTGCTGGCCCTGGTTTACTGGTATATCGACAGTAATCTGCAAGAGATCAAAACCGCCGCTGAAAGCACCAATGAGGTCCACCTGCCGGGCATTCTCAAGAACCAGCGCACTCTGATCAATATCGAAAGCCTGCGCCGTTATGTGGAGACGGTTTACAACGCCTCGGACATCGGGGTGCGGCGGGACGCCCTGATCAACGCTCTGGCCCTGGCCACGGAATCGGTATTCGAGGCCAACTCCCGTTTTGTGGAACATGCCGCCTCCGCCAGATCTCTGCTCCATTCTCTGGATGCGATAAAAAACCGCAGCGACCAGGCCCGGAAAGATCTGGCAAGGGCTACGGACATTTTTACCCGGGCCACGGCACGCCTCGGCGGCGTTTACGCCGGAGAGGACGATGCGCGCAAGCCGGAGACGCTCCTCGGCTATTGCGCAAAAGTCCGGTCCGCGCGCGGCGCGGTTCCCCGCATACTTGCCCAATGCGCCACATTGACCGAAAGCCGCGAGAGTATGGAAGCCGCCCGGCAACGCTACGAACAGGCCGACATGGAGGCCCGCGAACTCTGGAAACGCTTTGACGATCTGCTGCGCCAGCTGAGCGACCTCGCCTCCTCAAAAGAAGCGGAGATGACCTATGAGGCCATGGAGCACATCAGCCTGGCGGCCGGACGCGCCCACTTTGTCTTTTACCTCTCGGGCGCGCTCGTCCTCCTGATTCTCTGCGTCTTCATTCTGGTGCTGCACCGCCATGTTCTGTTTCCCCTCACCCTGGCCTCGCGTTCTCTCCGGCGCATCCGCGACGGCGGTTCCGTGGAAGCTCCGCCGCCCGTACGCGTGCGCGAACTGCAGGACATGCTCAATATATTGCCGGTACTGAGCAAGCATGTTACGGATTTGTCCGCCCGTTCCGGCCTGCTGGAACGGGAAAAGGACAGATTCAGGAGTCTCAGCCTGGTGGACGGCCTCACCGGCGTGGGCAACCGCCGTCATTTCGACGCCTGCCTCGCCCGAAGCGACAGAAGCCGCCCGCTGGCCCTGCTCATGCTTGATGTGGACATGTTCAAGCTCTATAACGACACGTATGGGCATCTGGCGGGCGACAACGCGCTCATCGCCGTGGCCCGCTCCATGCTCGCGGAATTGCACGACTCCGTGGATCAGGTCTTCCGCTACGGCGGCGAGGAGTTCTGCGCGCTTCTGCCGGGCGCTTCCGCCGCCACGGCGACGGCTGTGGCGGAGCGCCTGCGAAAACGGATCCGTGGACTCCGGCTCCGGCACGAAAGCTCGTCAGTGGCCCCGTTCCTGACGGTCAGCATCGGGGTGGCCCTGCGCGGGGCCGATGACCCCACAAGCGCTGCGGAACTGGTGGAGCAGGCGGATAAAGCCCTTTATCAGGCCAAAACTTCAGGCCGCGACCGGGTCTGTTTATACAACGGGGCCGAACCCCCCTCTTCCGTCCCGTCGGCGTCGTAA
- a CDS encoding substrate-binding periplasmic protein, producing MRSFLRSRLVVPLLVCACALAAFSLWQRLAPVEPEKAAPAVLRVGMEDHYPPMAFMDAQGRHTGFDHDMAEALCHQINAKCEFVIGSFDDILRMMSAGELDILVAGLAALEPRKQFMNFTEPYYSSSTIYIGRPGLAISEDGLRGKRLAAQIGSMQLDILKKNWSDIATVLEVPFKDIFGLLARGEVDVVLVDAVASYDFLKSEAGRDFSMLGDPLQINDVLSLARIGVRKSDRELTEALNRAIKTLRVNGEYNRITRAYFPFNIY from the coding sequence ATGCGTTCCTTTCTTCGCAGTCGCCTTGTCGTCCCGCTCTTGGTCTGCGCCTGCGCTCTGGCCGCTTTTTCCCTCTGGCAGCGCCTTGCCCCCGTCGAACCGGAAAAAGCCGCGCCGGCCGTGCTGCGCGTCGGCATGGAAGATCATTATCCACCCATGGCGTTCATGGACGCGCAAGGGCGGCATACCGGCTTCGACCATGACATGGCCGAAGCGCTCTGCCATCAGATCAACGCAAAATGCGAGTTCGTCATCGGCTCCTTTGACGACATCCTGCGGATGATGAGCGCCGGAGAACTGGATATCCTGGTTGCCGGGCTGGCCGCACTGGAACCCCGCAAACAGTTTATGAACTTTACGGAACCGTATTACAGCTCCAGCACCATCTATATCGGGCGGCCCGGCCTCGCCATCAGCGAGGACGGCCTGCGCGGCAAGCGCCTCGCCGCGCAGATCGGTTCCATGCAATTGGATATCCTGAAAAAGAACTGGTCGGATATAGCGACGGTGCTTGAGGTTCCGTTCAAGGATATCTTCGGCCTGCTGGCCCGGGGTGAAGTGGACGTGGTGCTGGTGGACGCGGTGGCCAGTTACGATTTTCTGAAAAGCGAAGCCGGGCGTGATTTCAGCATGCTGGGCGATCCGCTGCAGATCAACGACGTGCTCAGTCTGGCCCGCATCGGCGTGCGCAAGAGCGACCGGGAACTGACGGAGGCCCTGAACAGGGCGATCAAAACCCTGCGCGTCAACGGCGAGTACAACCGCATCACCAGAGCCTATTTCCCCTTTAATATCTATTGA
- a CDS encoding penicillin-binding protein 1A, with translation MNISFSWKKLTLWLVGVFLFCALAGGGAAAMLLYWASRDLPNITRIADYNPPQATTVLARDGSVLGLLYHEKRFVIGLKDMSRFLPMSFLAAEDDSFYRHMGVDPLAIARAAINNFRKGRAGEGGSTITQQLIKQLLLTSERSYKRKMKEAILAYRLEKDLSKDEILTIYLNQIYLGEHAYGVEAAARTYFGKHASDITLAESAVIAGLPKAPSSYNPFRHPDAAKSRQMYVLGRLRDLKWITPEEYAQAAAEPLVYWSMPEGQGGAARWYLEEARRLLIEFFTEHNLKALGVDTRKYGEDYVYEAGLTVRTAMVPAHQEAAGQALRRGLEELDKRQGWRGPLEQLDADRQRAFAADTAFAPLDLAGGAWTKALVTAVDAKEARVALGKGYSGIIPVANMSWARKPNPKVAGIYAPAVKDARLVLSPGDLIWVSAAPRTVTVTNAKGRKEQRSTPFDAAEVKKGAPIPLLLQQEPAVQGALASLEPQSGDVVALIGGYQFGESHFNRATQARRQPGSSFKPVVYSTAMDFGFTPSSIVLDAPFVYVNPYTNEVWRPSNYEHNFKGELPLHQALALSRNTSTVRVAQQVGIANVIQRAKALGLEPSFPQELSVSLGAVAVSPLNLTQAYAAFANQGLGVRPRIITSITDAQGRELYRQDAEHWQAISPQNAYIMATLLKNVVNAGTGARGKIEGRFIAGKTGTTNEEHDAWFVGFTPYLVTGVYVGYDQLQSLGRLEQGGRTAAPIFRYYRSVVEDLYEAKDFTMPDGIVMSGGFAYRADMPLEGVSATDANAQDNTVVDTSEGGEDLMRQMF, from the coding sequence ATGAACATCAGCTTTTCCTGGAAAAAGCTCACCCTCTGGCTGGTGGGCGTCTTCTTGTTCTGCGCTCTGGCGGGCGGCGGCGCGGCGGCCATGCTGCTGTACTGGGCCTCCCGCGACCTGCCCAACATCACCCGCATCGCCGACTACAACCCGCCGCAGGCCACCACGGTGCTGGCCCGCGACGGCTCGGTGCTGGGCCTCCTCTACCATGAAAAACGCTTTGTCATCGGCCTCAAGGACATGTCACGCTTTCTGCCCATGTCTTTTCTGGCCGCCGAGGACGACTCCTTCTACCGGCACATGGGCGTGGACCCGCTGGCCATCGCCCGCGCGGCCATCAACAATTTCCGTAAAGGCCGCGCCGGCGAGGGCGGCAGCACTATCACGCAGCAGCTCATCAAGCAGCTCCTGCTGACCTCCGAGCGCAGCTACAAGCGCAAGATGAAGGAGGCCATTCTGGCCTATCGCCTGGAAAAGGATCTCTCCAAAGATGAAATCCTGACCATCTATCTGAACCAGATCTATCTGGGCGAACACGCCTACGGCGTGGAGGCCGCCGCGCGCACCTATTTCGGCAAGCACGCCTCTGATATCACCCTGGCCGAGAGCGCGGTCATCGCCGGTCTGCCCAAAGCTCCCAGCAGCTACAATCCCTTCCGCCATCCCGATGCCGCCAAGAGTCGCCAGATGTACGTGCTGGGCCGTCTGCGCGACCTGAAATGGATCACCCCCGAGGAATACGCCCAGGCCGCCGCCGAACCCCTGGTTTACTGGAGCATGCCCGAGGGCCAGGGCGGAGCCGCCCGCTGGTACCTGGAGGAAGCCCGTCGCCTGCTTATCGAATTCTTCACCGAACACAACCTCAAGGCTCTGGGCGTGGACACCCGCAAATACGGCGAGGACTACGTCTATGAAGCGGGCCTCACCGTGCGCACGGCCATGGTGCCCGCCCATCAGGAAGCCGCCGGGCAAGCCCTGCGGCGCGGTCTGGAAGAACTGGACAAGCGCCAGGGCTGGCGCGGCCCCCTGGAGCAACTGGACGCCGACAGGCAACGCGCCTTTGCGGCTGATACGGCCTTCGCGCCCCTGGACCTGGCGGGCGGCGCCTGGACCAAGGCGCTGGTCACCGCCGTGGACGCCAAGGAAGCCCGCGTGGCGCTGGGCAAGGGCTATAGCGGGATCATCCCGGTGGCCAACATGTCCTGGGCGCGCAAACCCAATCCCAAGGTGGCAGGCATATACGCCCCGGCCGTCAAAGACGCCAGGCTGGTCCTCAGCCCCGGCGACCTGATCTGGGTTTCCGCCGCCCCACGCACGGTCACCGTGACCAACGCCAAGGGCCGCAAGGAACAGCGGAGCACGCCTTTTGACGCCGCCGAGGTCAAGAAGGGCGCGCCCATCCCTCTGCTTCTGCAGCAGGAACCGGCTGTGCAGGGGGCTCTGGCCTCCCTGGAGCCGCAGAGCGGCGACGTGGTGGCCCTGATCGGCGGCTACCAGTTCGGAGAGAGCCATTTCAACCGCGCCACCCAGGCCCGCCGCCAGCCCGGCTCCAGCTTCAAGCCCGTGGTCTATTCCACGGCCATGGATTTCGGTTTCACGCCGTCCTCCATCGTGCTGGACGCGCCTTTTGTCTATGTGAACCCCTATACCAACGAGGTCTGGCGGCCCTCCAACTACGAGCACAACTTCAAGGGCGAATTGCCCCTGCATCAGGCCCTGGCCCTCTCGCGCAACACCTCCACCGTGCGCGTGGCCCAGCAAGTGGGCATCGCCAATGTGATCCAGCGGGCCAAAGCCCTGGGTCTGGAACCCAGCTTCCCGCAGGAACTCTCGGTGAGCCTGGGCGCGGTGGCGGTGTCTCCGCTCAATCTGACCCAGGCCTACGCGGCTTTCGCCAATCAGGGGCTGGGCGTGCGCCCGAGGATCATCACCTCCATCACCGACGCCCAGGGCCGCGAACTCTACCGCCAGGACGCGGAACACTGGCAGGCCATCAGCCCCCAGAACGCCTATATCATGGCTACCCTGCTCAAAAACGTGGTCAACGCGGGCACCGGCGCGCGCGGCAAGATCGAAGGCCGCTTCATCGCGGGCAAGACCGGCACCACCAATGAAGAGCACGACGCCTGGTTCGTGGGCTTCACGCCCTATCTGGTCACCGGCGTCTATGTGGGCTACGACCAGTTACAGTCCCTGGGCCGCCTGGAACAGGGCGGACGCACCGCAGCGCCCATTTTCCGCTATTACCGCAGCGTGGTGGAGGATCTGTACGAAGCCAAGGACTTCACCATGCCCGACGGCATCGTCATGTCCGGCGGCTTCGCCTATCGGGCCGACATGCCTCTGGAAGGCGTTTCGGCCACGGATGCCAACGCCCAGGACAATACGGTGGTGGATACCTCTGAGGGCGGCGAAGATCTCATGCGCCAGATGTTCTGA
- a CDS encoding DUF3999 family protein, whose amino-acid sequence MSFCFSPSRLLLLPALTLVCLTAATATATEQELTPRDFSTLIPIEAKSGSPVYRLDLPFAVYERSRLSPLRDVRVFNSLGRAEAIYISPAESRPEPAQEQAFPCFTQWVRSGGTEGIVLLRDGQSASETPPAPEGQKPEHNKNRVATARSLLVDFGQKRPRFERVRLVPRETPGGETRDQDGGMLSTRLYTSADMQSWIAEGRQTLGQMRMDGQAVELLDLPADRISRRYMLLVPAEGGELFPIQEVRAREKVRDATPVDSIVLRGLEDEKAGGFSYALPRGLPVINLEPEPAGNDNFLLRGRILTPALRADSGAQRRPRRQLPPELVWQERAPFSYYELRDAHSRNTVRADPVPFDRRWLSPENNDPLLRDAPATLLLRLGGDIIKQPPALRVRWAGQQLYFMAGGPGPYTLAVGSLKAGDLAGTRDAALRELPVAAGPARLNMAELREQTPPPAYDETPGGQRWLLWGVLLLGAAAMAFMAAQLLRKPEK is encoded by the coding sequence ATGTCCTTTTGCTTCAGCCCGTCCCGCCTTCTCCTGCTTCCGGCCCTGACGCTGGTTTGCCTGACGGCCGCCACAGCCACGGCCACGGAACAGGAACTGACGCCCAGGGATTTCAGCACGCTGATTCCCATCGAGGCCAAGAGTGGCTCCCCGGTCTACCGTCTTGACCTGCCCTTTGCCGTGTACGAGCGCTCCCGCCTGTCGCCCCTGCGCGACGTGCGGGTTTTCAACAGTCTGGGCCGGGCCGAAGCCATCTACATCAGCCCGGCGGAATCCCGGCCGGAACCGGCGCAGGAACAGGCTTTCCCCTGCTTCACCCAATGGGTGCGTTCCGGGGGTACGGAAGGCATCGTGCTGCTGCGCGACGGCCAGAGCGCGTCCGAAACGCCGCCCGCTCCTGAGGGACAAAAACCGGAGCACAATAAAAACCGTGTCGCCACAGCCAGGAGCCTGCTGGTGGACTTCGGCCAAAAGCGGCCGCGTTTCGAGCGCGTGCGTCTGGTCCCGCGCGAAACGCCCGGCGGCGAAACCCGGGATCAGGACGGCGGCATGCTCAGCACCCGGCTTTATACCAGCGCGGACATGCAGAGCTGGATTGCCGAAGGCAGGCAGACCCTGGGGCAAATGCGCATGGACGGGCAGGCGGTGGAGCTGCTGGACCTGCCCGCCGACCGGATATCCCGGCGCTATATGCTGCTGGTCCCCGCCGAGGGCGGCGAGCTCTTCCCCATACAGGAGGTCCGGGCGCGCGAAAAAGTCCGGGACGCGACCCCGGTGGACAGCATCGTGCTGCGCGGCCTAGAGGATGAAAAAGCCGGGGGCTTCAGCTATGCCCTGCCGCGCGGCCTGCCGGTGATCAACCTGGAGCCCGAGCCCGCCGGCAACGACAATTTCCTGCTGCGCGGCCGGATCCTGACCCCGGCCCTGCGCGCTGATTCCGGCGCGCAACGCCGTCCCCGGCGTCAGCTGCCGCCGGAACTGGTCTGGCAGGAACGCGCGCCCTTTTCCTACTATGAGCTGCGGGACGCCCACTCCCGCAACACGGTGCGCGCCGATCCCGTGCCGTTCGACCGGCGTTGGCTCAGTCCGGAGAACAACGATCCTCTCTTGCGCGACGCCCCGGCCACCCTGCTCTTGCGCCTGGGCGGCGATATTATAAAACAACCTCCGGCGCTGCGGGTGCGCTGGGCCGGCCAGCAGTTGTACTTCATGGCCGGAGGGCCGGGGCCGTACACCCTGGCCGTGGGCAGCCTCAAAGCCGGAGACCTTGCCGGAACGCGGGACGCCGCCCTGCGCGAACTGCCGGTTGCGGCGGGTCCGGCCCGGCTGAACATGGCTGAACTGCGCGAGCAGACGCCGCCCCCGGCCTATGACGAAACACCGGGCGGCCAGCGCTGGCTGCTCTGGGGAGTGCTGCTGCTCGGGGCCGCCGCTATGGCCTTCATGGCCGCGCAACTGCTGCGCAAACCTGAAAAATAA